The Magnetospirillum sp. XM-1 genomic interval GCGGCGCTGGGCTCGGAGGCCTTCTATATCGGCGCGCTGGGCAGCACGCGCACCCATGCCAAGCGCTGCCAGCGCCTGGAAGACCTGGGCGACAAGCTCAAGCGCATGGCCGCCCCGGTGGGCTTCGACATCGGCGCCCGCACCCCGGCCGAGATCGCCGTCTCCGTCCTGGCCGAGCTGATCGCGGCGCGGCGGGGCAAGCCGCTCAGGGTAAGATAAGGAATGCGGGCGGGACGCCCGCGCTCCAACGAGCATTTCGGAGCGCGGGCGTCCCGCCCGCATTCCTTCCATAGCCCCAGAAACCAGAAGGCCCCCGGATTTCTCCGGGGGCCTTGGCATTTTCACCCTTGAAGGCGAAGGATTTAGCCGTTGACGGCGTCCTTCAGACCCTTGCCGGCGGTGAACTTCGGGGCCTTGGAGGCCGCGATCTTGATGGTGGCGCCGGTGCGGGGATTGCGGCCTTCCTTGGCGGCGCGCTGAGTCACCGAGAAGGAACCGAAACCGACCAGGCGGACATCGTCGCCAGCCTTGAGCGCCGAGGTGATGGCGGCGAAGGTGGCGTCGATCACGTTGTCGGCGGCAGCCTTGGACAGACCGC includes:
- a CDS encoding HU family DNA-binding protein, with amino-acid sequence MNKQDLVNKVAELSGLSKAAADNVIDATFAAITSALKAGDDVRLVGFGSFSVTQRAAKEGRNPRTGATIKIAASKAPKFTAGKGLKDAVNG